A stretch of the Lolium perenne isolate Kyuss_39 chromosome 3, Kyuss_2.0, whole genome shotgun sequence genome encodes the following:
- the LOC127341424 gene encoding malonyl-coenzyme:anthocyanin 5-O-glucoside-6'''-O-malonyltransferase-like — MAPILELSVLESAVVAPSPPAPETACSLPLNFFDVFWLNSPPVERVFFYRLTPGTGDDITTILSNLKSSLSKALGVFYPLAGRLRLTPGNDDRYELHYQPGDGVTFTVAEYDADVDELAGDEPREVAKILQLVPPLPVGLGPVLTVQATVLRGGRGLAVGLALHHAACDGASSTRFLHTWAAAAGTGTGAPPPPVMNRALVDDPSGGRPLYKLPSTDEMEHVKMADDQLVATFTLSKEDIQQVKDVVVAAAGARPPRCTSLVATFGFIWSCYQRAKHDAASNSGETYFVFPIDKRSRMKPDPIPDEYFGNCIGAVMQAAPKNQLAAAGSDGLLAACTAVAAAIEQAVGKLESPEKIALWVERIREASASGGGVMSVAGSPRFRVYDVDFGFGRPAKVEIVSVARTGAMAVAESRQSNGGIEVGMSLPPAGMQRFQTCFHDTITWLHQQ, encoded by the coding sequence ATGGCGCCAATCCTAGAGCTCAGCGTCCTCGAGAGCGCCGTCGTAGCGCCctcgccgccggcgccggagacggccTGCTCCCTGCCACTCAACTTTTTCGACGTCTTCTGGCTCAACTCCCCGCCTGTGGAGCGCGTCTTCTTCTACCGCCTCACCCCAGGCACCGGCGACGACATCACCACCATCCTCTCCAACCTCAAGTCCTCGCTGTCCAAAGCTCTCGGCGTTTTCTACCCGCTAGCCGGCCGCCTCCGCCTCACCCCGGGGAACGACGACCGCTACGAGCTCCACTACCAGCCGGGCGACGGCGTCACCTTCACCGTGGCCGAGTACGACGCCGACGTCGACGAGCTGGCCGGGGACGAGCCGAGGGAGGTCGCCAAGATCTTGCAGCTCGTGCCGCCGCTCCCGGTCGGCCTCGGCCCGGTGCTCACCGTGCAGGCTACGGTTTTGCGCGGCGGCCGTGGCCTCGCCGTCGGCTTGGCCCTGCACCACGCCGCCTGCGACGGGGCGTCCTCGACGCGCTTCCTCCATACCTGGGCCGCCGCGGCCGGCACTGGTACAGGCGCGCCGCCGCCCCCTGTCATGAACAGGGCTCTCGTCGACGACCCAAGCGGCGGCCGCCCCCTGTACAAGTTGCCGAGCACCGACGAGATGGAGCACGTCAAGATGGCCGACGACCAGCTCGTCGCCACCTTCACGCTGTCTAAGGAAGACATACAACAAGTGAAGGACGTCGTGGTCGCCGCCGCTGGCGCCAGGCCGCCGAGATGCACCTCGCTGGTCGCCACCTTCGGCTTCATCTGGTCGTGCTACCAGAGAGCTAAACACGATGCAGCAAGTAACAGCGGCGAGACCTACTTCGTCTTCCCCATCGACAAGCGCTCGCGGATGAAGCCCGATCCCATCCCGGACGAGTACTTCGGTAACTGCATCGGCGCCGTCATGCAAGCCGCACCCAAGAACCAGCTCGCCGCTGCCGGCTCCGATGGTCTCCTCGCCGCATGCACGGCCGTGGCTGCGGCGATCGAGCAGGCGGTGGGCAAACTCGAATCGCCGGAGAAGATCGCGCTTTGGGTGGAGCGGATAAGAGAGGCAAGCGCGTCCGGCGGCGGGGTGATGAGCGTGGCGGGGTCGCCGAGGTTCCGGGTCTACGACGTCGACTTTGGGTTCGGGCGGCCGGCCAAGGTGGAGATCGTGTCCGTGGCGAGGACCGGCGCGATGGCTGTGGCGGAGAGCCGCCAGAGCAACGGCGGCATTGAGGTGGGCATGTCTCTGCCGCCGGCTGGCATGCAGAGGTTCCAGACCTGTTTCCACGACACCATCACGTGGCTTCATCAGCAATAA